The following coding sequences lie in one Salmo salar chromosome ssa13, Ssal_v3.1, whole genome shotgun sequence genomic window:
- the LOC123726126 gene encoding cell division control protein 2 homolog 3-like — MEKYKRGPVLGSGAYGTVYKVTCLTTGKEYALKYHNSNRGIEDTIVREFSCLTALRGHPYVIDMHDCFVDDGKIAMLMAYAPYTLSDAIHNGYGVKSYYEQDRWLQCLPLSFVAHFSTQVANALSYMHRRNIIHRDITPYNVLLTEDLTVKVADLGLSRLSMEVMSPNVVTEPYRAPELFSQRHASAKYTCAIDMWSLGVMIVDAMQGRCVFVGSNIRCENKSIYKIITRTLFPKENHSASTSTHCDPDNIMPKVMQCELVKRIVFRLLTVRDTERMLAHELLQDREWMHAADMTKEDQDIVRGQIQRNESTDCAK, encoded by the coding sequence atggagaaatacAAGAGAGGCCCTGTTTTAGGCAGCGGTGCATATGGAACCGTGTACAAAGTGACTTGTCTGACAACTGGGAAGGAGTATGCCTTGAAATATCACAACAGCAACAGAGGCATAGAAGATACAATAGTGAGAGAATTTTCATGTCTCACTGCACTAAGGGGTCACCCATATGTGATCGACATGCACGATTGTTTTGTAGATGATGGCAAGATAGCCATGCTCATGGCCTACGCACCCTACACGTTGAGCGACGCTATCCACAATGGATACGGTGTGAAGTCGTACTACGAACAAGACCGTTGGCTACAGTGTCTCCCTTTGAGTTTCGTTGCTCACTTTAGTACACAGGTGGCTAATGCCCTGTCATACATGCACAGACGGAATATAATACACAGGGACATTACGCCTTACAACGTGCTGCTGACAGAAGATCTCACAGTGAAAGTGGCTGACTTGGGCCTCTCTAGACTTTCCATGGAAGTGATGAGCCCAAATGTGGTCACGGAGCCCTACAGGGCCCCTGAATTGTTTTCCCAAAGACATGCATCTGCAAAGTACACATGTGCCATAGACATGTGGAGTCTAGGGGTTATGATAGTGGATGCAATGCAAGGGAGGTGTGTATTCGTTGGCAGTAACATCAGATGTGAGAATAAGTCCATCTACAAGATCATCACAAGGACTCTATTTCCCAAAGAGAACCACAGTGCATCCACAAGCACACACTGCGACCCTGACAACATAATGCCTAAAGTGATGCAGTGTGAACTAGTGAAAAGGATAGTCTTCAGATTGCTCACTgtccgtgacacagagagaatGTTGGCTCATGAACTGCTTCAGGACAGAGAATGGATGCATGCTGCCGATATGACCAAGGAAGACCAAGATATAGTCAGAGGCCAGATACAGAGAAATGAAAGTACAGATTGTGCGAAGTGA